In Mytilus trossulus isolate FHL-02 chromosome 14, PNRI_Mtr1.1.1.hap1, whole genome shotgun sequence, a genomic segment contains:
- the LOC134697708 gene encoding 3'-5' ssDNA/RNA exonuclease TatD-like — MSTLEQCDKATFHQTDLPFLLNFNRINHFHSSSAYTVFPPSNIHSLLHWKVLALLIKSSEDSENLLSYNCKLSLCKITSHPIHTVIDTHFHWDKFFLQARFSGLPSYIWEEQDNEKFQIRKLISNFVFPSRWTACLDGDLLREDKRILHTIGIHPKVAGNQVGRNFNELKRRIPGNFLAIGECGLDVSQGEKDIREQVTVLRVQLELARDYKLPVVIHCRGKNITARCLDIMSEILDRDHGVHWHCFSQDKTTYENIKRCFPNTKFGISPLLLMEDTYPQLRSQVCEMSLEDIILESDAPYLHPKNYEDSSPILIRSIIQKLSIMFNIPGREIADITTRNAQQLYKFE, encoded by the coding sequence ATGTCCACTCTAGAACAGTGTGACAAAGCAACCTTTCATCAAACAGACCTGCCGTTTCTGCTAAATTTCAACAGGATAAACCATTTTCACTCATCATCAGCTTACACGGTCTTTCCACCATCAAACATACATTCTCTCTTACACTGGAAAGTCTTAGCTTTATTAATTAAATCATCCGAGGATTCCGAAAATTTACTTTCATATAATTGTAAATTGTCTCTATGTAAAATTACTTCACATCCGATACACACAGTTATTGACACACATTTTCATTGGGACAAATTCTTCCTACAAGCCAGATTTTCTGGCTTGCCTTCATACATTTGGGAAGAACAAGATAATGAAAAATTTCAGATTagaaaattaatatcaaattttgtttttccaaGTCGATGGACAGCTTGCCTAGATGGGGATTTGTTAAGGGAGGATAAGAGAATTCTCCACACTATTGGAATCCATCCGAAGGTAGCAGGGAACCAGGTGGGTCGGAACTTTAATGAGTTGAAAAGAAGAATCCCAGGTAATTTTTTAGCAATAGGGGAATGTGGATTGGACGTAAGTCAGGGGGAGAAAGATATAAGAGAGCAAGTTACGGTACTAAGAGTACAATTAGAGTTGGCCAGAGATTACAAGTTACCTGTCGTAATTCACTGCAGAGGTAAAAACATAACTGCCAGGTGCTTAGATATCATGTCAGAGATACTGGACAGGGATCATGGTGTCCACTGGCACTGTTTCTCCCAGGACAAGACaacatatgaaaatataaagcgGTGTTTTCCTAATACAAAATTTGGTATTTCTCCATTACTGTTAATGGAGGATACCTATCCACAACTCCGCTCACAGGTTTGCGAGATGAGCCTAGAGGACATCATTCTGGAAAGTGATGCACCATACCTCCACCCCAAGAACTATGAGGACAGTTCTCCAATATTGATTAGATCTATTATACAGAAATTGTCTATCATGTTTAATATTCCAGGAAGGGAAATTGCTGACATCACCACCCGAAATGCTCAGCAGCTATATAAGTTTGAATAG
- the LOC134697707 gene encoding uncharacterized protein LOC134697707 translates to MREKNLAILEQQRLQYEQERDEYIQKVKLEINQFREKVETKDRELDRYHEKTERMQSQIDQQESLARIQKVITDRESKSGVSYKPPSTPDKYGPSAPKLAIFDGKSDWRPYFLQFSTIADRYKWSDEQRLFKLIELLRDRALKYYSNRVKSLQANYKLFCQKFNEKFGKKELPHILRRLLQDLRQENEENLRDFAERAQELAVDGYPDTPEKFAETLATDAFLRGCLDKRAALVAMDKNPESLDQAVQFVRSAAANQKVFMGGKKSEVKRVTFSDTEDVQEQEEETFAVRVVEKDDDKRGVSASIEKRIKKTEDDLAETKIIVKKILNILNQNQGQNQRSRSTYRSPTPERSTSPYRGTGCFQCGKEGHFARDCPSRIMYRNGSPMRSRSPSPNHNTLNYQGSRKTANS, encoded by the coding sequence ATGAGAGAGAAGAACCTGGCCATATTGGAACAACAAAGGTTGCAGTATGAGCAAGAGCGagatgaatacatacaaaaggtAAAACTagagataaatcaatttagagaAAAGGTAGAAACTAAAGATAGGGAATTAGACCGGTATCATGAAAAAACAGAGAGAATGCAATCTCAAATAGATCAGCAAGAGTCTCTTGCTAGAATCCAAAAGGTAATAACTGACAGGGAATCTAAATCAGGAGTAAGTTATAAACCTCCTTCAACTCCCGACAAATATGGTCCATCTGCTCCAAAACTGGCTATTTTTGATGGCAAAAGTGACTGGCGACCATACTTTTTACAGTTCTCTACCATAGCTGATAGATATAAATGGAGTGATGAGCAAAGATTGTTCAAATTAATAGAACTTTTAAGAGATAGGGCTTTAAAGTACTACAGTAACAGGGTTAAATCATTACAGGCCAATTATaaactgttttgtcagaaatTTAATGAGAAATTTGGGAAAAAGGAGTTACCCCATATTTTACGTAGATTATTACAGGATTTGAGACAAGAAAATGAAGAGAATTTGAGAGATTTTGCAGAGAGGGCACAGGAGTTGGCGGTTGATGGTTACCCTGACACTCCAGAGAAGTTTGCTGAGACGCTTGCTACTGATGCATTTTTGAGAGGTTGTCTAGATAAAAGAGCTGCTTTGGTTGCCATGGACAAGAACCCAGAATCCTTGGATCAAGCAGTCCAATTTGTACGTAGCGCAGCAGCTAACCAAAAAGTTTTCATGGGTGGTAAGAAGTCTGAAGTGAAGAGAGTTACATTTTCAGATACAGAAGATGTCCAAGAGCAGGAAGAAGAAACATTTGCTGTAAGGGTTGTTGAGAAAGATGATGATAAAAGAGGGGTAAGTGCTAGTATTGAGAAAAGAATTAAGAAAACAGAAGATGATCTTGCAGAGACaaaaattattgtgaaaaaGATTCTCAATATACTTAACCAAAATCAGGGTCAAAATCAGAGGTCAAGGAGTACATATAGGTCTCCTACACCAGAAAGATCAACAAGCCCATATAGGGGAACTGGATGTTTTCAGTGTGGAAAAGAAGGACATTTTGCCAGGGATTGTCCGAGTAGGATAATGTATCGAAATGGGTCGCCCATGCGAAGTAGGTCTCCATCACCAAATCACAACACTTTAAACTACCAGGGATCAAGAAAGACGGCCAATTCTTGA